The following DNA comes from Acidobacteriota bacterium.
GAGAGCAACAGGGCAAAGGCAGCAGTTCGGAGCCGGCGGGGCATGGCGCTGATTGTAAGCCAGGAGACCCGATGTTGAGGCCTTGGTTACCCTGGCCCGGCGGCGTAAAAAAGTTCCGTTGACAGATGACCGCGAGGGAGTTACAGTTTCGTGAATTTCGTGGGTGCCAGTGGGGCTAAACGGATTTAGTACCGCCAATTAAACCGTTTTAACTGATTCCTCGGTTTGCAATCGGCCCAGTTCAATAACTCCGTTGTGGAGGAAGAACATGCGGCGTCTCTGGTTCGCCGTTCTGCTTGTTGTGACCGCTCTCTTCTTGGTTGCGCCGCTTCAGGCGCAGCGTTTCCTCGGCACCATCACTGGCACGGTCACCGATTCGACGGGCGCCGTCGTGCCTGACGTCGACATCACCGTCACCGACGTCAGCACGGGTCTGACGCGCACGACGAAGACCGACAAGGACGGCGTGTACGCCTTGTCCCAGCTGCCGTTGGGGACCTACAAGGTGGCGGCGACGCGCACGGGGTTCAAGCAATACGTCAAGACTGACGTAGTGCTGCACGTCGCGGACACCTTGCGTACCGACATCGTGCTTCAGCCCGGCGCAGCCGACCAGCAGATCACGGTCGAGGCCGATCAGGTGCAGGTGCAGACGGAGAGCGGCGACCTTTCGGGCCTGATCAACGGACAACAGGTGCGCGAGCTGCCGATGAACGGACGCGTATTCGTCCAGCTCACGCAGCTGATGCCCGGCGTCTCGAGCGCCGAGGGTTTGCAGACTGACAAGAAGGGACTCGTTGCCGGCGTCGATATGTCGGTGAGCGGCAGCGGCGCGACGAATAACCTCTTCCTCGTCGACGGTGCCAACAACAATGACGTTGGTTCCAATCACACCATCCTCATCTATCCCTCGGTGGACAGCATCGCGGAGTTCAAGGTCCAGCGCAACAACTACGGAGCGGAATTCGGCCAGGCAGCGGGCGCGCAAATCAACGTGGTCACGCGCTCAGGCGGCAACCAATTCCACGGCGGTGTGTACTACTTCGGCCGCAACGACGCTTTTGACGCCAGGAACTATTTCCTTGCCCGCACCGGCGCGAAGGACAAGCTCCGCCAACACGATTACGGCTATACCATCGGTGGCCCGATCGTCCCCAACCGAGCCTTCTTCTTCTTCTCGCAGGAGTGGAACAAGATCCAGCGCGGCGACGCGCGCACAGCCTTCGTGCCCAGCGCGGCGGAGAAGACGGGAAATTTCAGCGGCACGCATGCTAACTTCCTGGCCGGTTGCGGCCCGGATACGCCGCACGATCCGGCGACTGGTCTTCCATTCCCGGGGAATCAGATCCCGGCCGGATCGCTCAGCCCTGCGGGATTGCTTTACCTTCAGCTCTATCCCGACCCGAACACTGCGTTGAGCTCGACTTGTATCAACTGGATCCAATCGGTCACCAGTCCCACCTTCTGGCGTGAGGAGAGCATCCGCGGCGACGTCTACCTCACCAAGTCCATCAACCTGATGGTGCGTTACACCCAGGACGCGTGGGTGAACGGCGCGCCCAGCGATTACGCGCATCTGTGGGGCGACGATCCGTTCCCGAACGTCGACTCCAAGTGGGACCAGCCCGGCAAGCAGTACATGGCCAAGCTTACCCAGACCATCGGCGCGAGTGCGGTCAACTCCATCCAATTCTCCTACGCGGGCAACCGCATCAACGTCACGCGCGGCGAACAGATTCCCGGCCTGAACGACGCGATCGACCAGGCGGCGCCGCCCATCTTTGGCTTCGGCGGGAAAACCACTGGCGACCAGCTGGCTCATCCCACGTTCTGGGGAGGGGGAGGCTACGCGCCGCTCTGGAACATGGCCCCGTGGACCAACCTGCAGGACCTTTACGCGCTGCGTGACGACTACAACGTGGTTGTCGGCAAACATTCGCTGAAGTTCGGCGCATTGTTTGCCTGGAACAAGAAGAACGAGTTCATTGGCGGCGCCAGCTCGGCGGAGCAAAGCGAGTTCTGGGGCGCCAGCGGTACGACCGCCAACAATTGGGGCGGCGCCACCGGCAACTCCATCGGAGACTTCTTGCTGCGCGGCGTGACCTGGGGCTTCGACGAGAACCGCAGACAACCGGAGGCGCACACCCGC
Coding sequences within:
- a CDS encoding carboxypeptidase-like regulatory domain-containing protein, with the translated sequence MRRLWFAVLLVVTALFLVAPLQAQRFLGTITGTVTDSTGAVVPDVDITVTDVSTGLTRTTKTDKDGVYALSQLPLGTYKVAATRTGFKQYVKTDVVLHVADTLRTDIVLQPGAADQQITVEADQVQVQTESGDLSGLINGQQVRELPMNGRVFVQLTQLMPGVSSAEGLQTDKKGLVAGVDMSVSGSGATNNLFLVDGANNNDVGSNHTILIYPSVDSIAEFKVQRNNYGAEFGQAAGAQINVVTRSGGNQFHGGVYYFGRNDAFDARNYFLARTGAKDKLRQHDYGYTIGGPIVPNRAFFFFSQEWNKIQRGDARTAFVPSAAEKTGNFSGTHANFLAGCGPDTPHDPATGLPFPGNQIPAGSLSPAGLLYLQLYPDPNTALSSTCINWIQSVTSPTFWREESIRGDVYLTKSINLMVRYTQDAWVNGAPSDYAHLWGDDPFPNVDSKWDQPGKQYMAKLTQTIGASAVNSIQFSYAGNRINVTRGEQIPGLNDAIDQAAPPIFGFGGKTTGDQLAHPTFWGGGGYAPLWNMAPWTNLQDLYALRDDYNVVVGKHSLKFGALFAWNKKNEFIGGASSAEQSEFWGASGTTANNWGGATGNSIGDFLLRGVTWGFDENRRQPEAHTRWHDLEFYAGDSWKIHPRFTLDLGLRYSILFEPFDSANQIGSFVPALYNPALGNSPCNGLMFPETNPCVAAGFPGGTITDTRSFRSTDMNTIAPRIGFAWDIFGNAKSVFRGGVGQFFQRERVAPYLPPAGNPPFNANINGLRTLDNDPANPMSACVSCSTSNGSPGSGITLGARLPNTWQWNATWEQEVWKNNILEVSYVGSRGIHLTSSYAANQVLPANRLAYIHAQAAGDTGLQASLRPFSALGTNGNILTFDRNGNSIYHSLQTQFRGRFGRGAQYQASYTWSRLIDDGLLDSSDGGLSAGSIIDITDPRLNRGPSALHRPHIFNASFIYLTPQLNDQNGFVKNVFGDWEMATIVILSHGSALTLHTGSVPGIGGGPSGTGFTNDQLLNRVPGEPCRATGGSEQWLNPNAFTLNGFQLGTIGNASRGQCYGPGITQTDFALYKNWNIPFFKSKYTGERMTIQFRAEVFNLFNNVQFRSVSTDYAPPSAVYNTGNPATATSIVSSTPGAGFGVARNVRDPREIQFGLKISF